A genome region from Marasmius oreades isolate 03SP1 chromosome 5, whole genome shotgun sequence includes the following:
- a CDS encoding uncharacterized protein (BUSCO:EOG09260LS9), producing the protein MTLVNTDLPGLHLISRGKVRDIYSTSSPEHLLFVATDRISAYDVILKNGIPDKGKLLTQISLFWFKKLEHIIPNHFVTANIDEMPGEVKQLKDQLEARTMLVRKAKVVQIEAIVRGYLTGSAWSEYKKSGTVHGISLPGGLKESQKLPEPMFTPSTKAEQGAHDENISPEQAAKLLGEELYTQISQASLKLYSEAAAYAHSKGLILADTKFEFGLVSPPSSGSETLILVDEVLTPDSSRYWPLEGYEPGKAQPSFDKQYLRDWLVSVGFRKGLESGRAGEEGQGWLIDEDVVRETRKRYEEALNRLMS; encoded by the exons ATGACCTTGGTCAACACAGACTTACCTGGACTCCATCTGATCTCAAGAGGGAAAGTTCGGGATATTTACTCGACGTCTTCTCCCGAACATCTTCTCTTTGTTGCGACAGACCGAATCTCCGCCTACGATGTCATCTTGAAAAAT GGAATTCCGGACAAAGGCAAACTGCTCACCCAGATATCGTTGTTCTGGTTCAAAAAGCTGGAACATATTATTCCGAATCACTTCGTCACGGCGAACATCGATGAGATGCCCGGAGAGGTGAAACAGCTCAAGGATCAATTAGAGGCCCGTACGATGCTTGTGAGAAAAGCAAAGGTGGTTCAGATTGAAGCGATTGTGCGAGGATACCTGACTG GTTCTGCTTGGTCGGAATACAAAAAGTCTGGCACCGTACATGGAATATCGCTCCCAGGAGGTCTCAAAGAATCACAAAAGTTGCCAGAGCCCATGTTTACTCCTTCAACGAAGGCAGAACAAGGAGCCCATGACGAGAACATATCTCCCGAACAAG CTGCAAAACTGCTTGGCGAAGAACTTTACACTCAAATATCTCAAGCCTCTCTCAAACTCTATTCGGAGGCAGCAGCATACGCGCACTCTAAGGGACTCATTCTTGCAGATACGAAATTTGAATTTGGTCTCGTGTCGCCCCCATCTTCTGGCTCTGAGACACTTATCCTTGTCGATGAAGTGCTGACCCCTGATTCCTCGCGCTACTGGCCGTTAGAGGGTTATGAACCAGGCAAAGCTCAGCCTAGCTTCGACAAGCAATATCTGAGGGATTGGTTGGTCTCGGTCGGTTTCCGGAAAGGCCTAGAGAGTGGAAGGGCAGGAGAAGAAGGCCAGGGCTGGTTAATCGATGAAGATGTTGTCAGAGAAACCAGAAAGCGGTATGAAGAGGCTTTGAATCGGCTGATGAGCTAA